A portion of the Chlamydia caviae GPIC genome contains these proteins:
- a CDS encoding ribonucleotide-diphosphate reductase subunit beta: MEADILGGKSKRVQLNSKRLVNCNQVDVNQLVPIKYKWAWEHYLNGCANNWLPTEVPMARDIELWKSNDLSEDERRVILLNLGFFSTAESLVGNNIVLAIFKHITNPEARQYLLRQAFEEAVHTHTFLYICESLGLDEGEVFNAYNERATIKAKDDFQMTLTVDVLNPNFSTDSVEGLRQFIKNLVGYYIIMEGIFFYSGFVMILSFHRQNKMTGIGEQYQYILRDETIHLNFGIDLINGIKEENPEVWSQELQDEIIALIQKAVDLEIEYAKDCLPRGILGLKSSMFIDYVRHIADRRLERIGLKPIYYSKNPFPWMSETIDLNKEKNFFETRVTEYQTSGNLSW; encoded by the coding sequence ATGGAAGCAGATATTTTAGGCGGCAAATCAAAGCGAGTCCAATTAAATAGTAAACGCTTGGTGAATTGTAATCAGGTAGACGTGAACCAGTTGGTCCCGATTAAGTATAAATGGGCGTGGGAACATTACTTAAATGGGTGCGCAAATAACTGGCTGCCGACAGAAGTTCCGATGGCTCGTGATATTGAATTATGGAAATCTAACGATCTTTCGGAAGACGAACGTCGAGTCATTCTCTTAAACCTAGGGTTTTTCAGCACTGCGGAAAGCTTGGTAGGTAATAACATTGTCCTAGCTATTTTCAAACACATTACCAATCCTGAAGCACGTCAATATTTATTGAGACAAGCTTTTGAAGAAGCCGTGCATACCCATACTTTTCTTTATATCTGTGAGTCCTTGGGGCTAGATGAGGGAGAAGTTTTCAACGCCTATAATGAACGTGCAACTATTAAGGCTAAGGATGATTTCCAAATGACCTTGACTGTAGATGTTCTGAATCCTAATTTTTCCACAGATTCTGTAGAGGGCTTACGTCAGTTTATTAAGAATTTAGTAGGCTACTACATCATTATGGAAGGGATTTTCTTCTATAGTGGTTTTGTAATGATTCTTTCTTTCCATCGTCAAAACAAGATGACTGGGATAGGAGAACAGTACCAGTATATCTTACGAGATGAAACTATTCATTTGAATTTCGGTATTGATCTTATCAATGGTATTAAAGAAGAGAATCCCGAAGTGTGGTCTCAAGAACTTCAAGATGAAATCATAGCCCTCATTCAAAAAGCAGTAGATCTAGAAATCGAATATGCTAAAGACTGCTTGCCACGGGGTATTTTAGGACTAAAATCTTCAATGTTCATTGACTATGTTCGTCATATTGCCGATCGTCGTTTAGAAAGAATTGGTTTGAAGCCTATTTATTATTCTAAAAATCCTTTCCCATGGATGAGTGAAACTATCGATCTTAATAAAGAGAAGAACTTTTTTGAGACTCGCGTAACGGAATACCAAACTTCTGGGAACTTAAGCTGGTAG
- the nusB gene encoding transcription antitermination factor NusB produces MSTLTPESSLGSYVKISRPLPKQKMREIVLQMLYALGMDPSCEESLVPLLMSETAVTQRHAFTALSFSKEILAKSSELDLLIAQTVKNTSLEKLTLMEKNVLRLTLFEHFHGQPINTAILIAEATRLVKKFSYIEACTFVHAVLNDIFRLAMPVAHQEIPLCCQA; encoded by the coding sequence ATGTCTACGCTGACCCCTGAAAGCTCCTTAGGGTCTTACGTCAAGATTTCTCGTCCCCTCCCCAAACAAAAAATGCGGGAGATTGTGCTACAGATGCTTTACGCTCTGGGTATGGATCCTTCATGCGAAGAGAGTCTTGTTCCTCTTTTAATGTCTGAGACTGCTGTGACTCAAAGACACGCTTTTACTGCTTTAAGTTTTTCAAAAGAAATCCTTGCAAAGTCTTCCGAATTGGATTTATTAATTGCTCAAACAGTGAAAAACACCTCCCTTGAGAAATTGACTTTGATGGAGAAAAATGTTTTGCGTTTAACGCTTTTTGAACATTTCCATGGTCAGCCTATAAATACTGCTATTTTAATTGCTGAAGCTACAAGACTGGTAAAAAAATTTAGCTATATTGAGGCGTGCACATTTGTTCATGCAGTTTTAAATGATATTTTTCGTTTAGCTATGCCCGTAGCACATCAAGAAATTCCGTTATGTTGTCAGGCTTAA
- the pheS gene encoding phenylalanine--tRNA ligase subunit alpha, translating to MMIQEELEATKQQFCIELDQVHSSKDLFDLKVRYLGKKGLFRCFADKLRECPSDQKALMGASINACKTYIEDLIRDKNNAILLAEESAEFLKEKIDITLPGEPQCPGGKHIVKKVLDDVVDIFVHLGFCVREAPNIESEENNFSLLNFEENHPARQMHDTFYLDAKTVLRTHTSNVQVRELSRGEPPIKVVAPGLCFRNEDISARSHVIFHQVEAFYVDRNVTLSDLTEMLTEFYHTFFERKIELRLRHSYFPFVEPGIEVDVSCECQAAGCSLCKHTGWLEVAGAGMIHPQVLRNSGVDPETYTGYAVGMGIERLAMLKHGISDIRLFCENDLRFLQQFS from the coding sequence ATGATGATTCAAGAGGAGCTTGAAGCTACAAAGCAACAATTTTGTATTGAGTTAGATCAAGTTCACTCTTCAAAAGATCTTTTCGATCTAAAGGTTCGCTATTTAGGAAAGAAAGGTCTTTTTCGTTGTTTTGCAGATAAGTTAAGGGAGTGTCCTTCGGACCAAAAGGCTCTAATGGGTGCTTCCATAAATGCTTGTAAAACCTATATCGAGGATTTAATCCGAGATAAAAATAACGCTATTCTTCTAGCAGAAGAATCCGCAGAATTTCTCAAAGAAAAAATCGATATCACACTACCAGGAGAACCTCAATGTCCTGGAGGGAAGCATATTGTCAAAAAAGTTTTAGACGATGTTGTGGATATCTTTGTTCATTTAGGATTTTGTGTTCGCGAAGCTCCAAATATTGAAAGTGAAGAAAACAACTTTTCCTTACTCAATTTTGAAGAGAACCACCCTGCTAGACAAATGCATGATACTTTTTATCTAGATGCTAAAACAGTATTACGCACACACACATCTAATGTTCAGGTTAGAGAACTAAGTAGAGGGGAACCTCCTATTAAAGTTGTCGCTCCAGGCTTGTGTTTTCGTAATGAAGATATCTCAGCCCGTTCACATGTTATTTTTCATCAGGTAGAGGCATTCTATGTTGATCGTAATGTAACACTTTCTGACTTGACAGAGATGTTGACGGAGTTTTACCATACATTTTTCGAAAGGAAAATAGAGTTGCGTTTAAGACACAGCTACTTTCCTTTTGTTGAGCCGGGAATAGAAGTTGATGTCTCTTGTGAGTGTCAGGCTGCAGGATGTTCCCTTTGTAAACATACTGGTTGGCTGGAAGTGGCTGGAGCTGGTATGATACACCCTCAAGTTTTGCGCAACAGCGGTGTTGATCCTGAAACCTATACAGGGTATGCTGTTGGCATGGGTATCGAAAGGTTAGCCATGTTAAAACATGGAATCTCGGATATCCGTCTTTTCTGTGAAAACGACCTAAGGTTTTTACAGCAATTTTCTTAA
- a CDS encoding ribonucleoside-diphosphate reductase subunit alpha — protein MVEVKEKNYTIVKRNGMFVPFNQDRISQALEAAFRDTRSLENNSPLPEDLENSISDITHRVVNEVMQKIREGQVVTVERIQDMVENQLYVNGLQDVARDYIVYRDQHKEQREGSWHCVLVRRRDGNAVKFNPMKISAALEKAFRATQKNTDTPFQETLAEINDLTNKIVEEILVVCSQEKTVDIEVIQDIVEKQLMVVGHYDVAKNYILYREARSRIRESKENVATQESIEEVYDVVREDGSTYQINKAQLTDKFIWACQRFPETTNPQTLASMAFANFYSGIKEAEIVKACIMAARANIEKEPDYAYVAAELLTDVVYQETMGKSATDSDLAEAQKQCFKNYILNGEEYRLNPRLKEYDLDALAEALDISRDRQFSYMGVQNLYDRYFNQHEGRRLETAQIFWMRISMGLALNEGEDKTSWAITFYNLLSTFRYTPATPTLFNSGMRHSQLSSCYLSTVQDDLAHIYKVISDNAMLSKWAGGIGNDWTGVRAIGSLIKGTNGKSQGVIPFIKVANDTAIAVNQGGKRKGAMCVYLEIWHLDYEDFLELRKNTGDERRRTHDINTASWIPDLFFKRLDQKGTWTLFSPDDVPGLHEAYGFEFDKLYEEYERKIDNGEIKLYKKIPAEDLWRKMLSMLYETGHPWLTFKDPSNIRGAQDHAGVVRCSNLCTEILLNCSENETAVCNLGSVNLVEHIENGDINEKKLAETISIAIRILDNIIDLNFYPTPEAANANLSHRAVGLGQMGFQDALYKLNISYASQEAVEFADKSAELIAYYAILSSSLLAKERGTYSSYKGSKWDRGYLPLDTVELLKEYRGEENVLMDTSCRKDWTPVREAIKAYGMRNSHTMAIAPTATISNIIGVTQSIEPTYKHLFVKSNLSGEFTIPNVYLIEQLKKLGIWDADMLDDLKYFDGSLLEIERIPDDLKKIFLTAFEIEPEWLIECASRRQKWIDMGQSLNLYLSEPNGKKLSAMYLTAWKKGLKTTYYLRSLAATSVEKSFTDVNKRGIQPRWMKNKSASTSIVVERTKSTPVCSLEEGCESCQ, from the coding sequence ATGGTCGAGGTAAAAGAGAAGAATTATACTATTGTGAAACGTAATGGCATGTTCGTCCCCTTCAATCAAGATCGGATATCTCAAGCTTTAGAAGCTGCTTTTCGTGATACACGTAGTTTAGAAAATAACTCTCCTTTGCCTGAGGATTTAGAAAATTCTATTTCCGACATTACGCATCGAGTTGTTAACGAGGTAATGCAAAAGATTAGAGAAGGGCAAGTTGTTACCGTCGAGCGTATTCAGGATATGGTAGAAAACCAGTTATATGTAAATGGTTTGCAAGACGTTGCTAGAGATTATATTGTTTATAGAGATCAGCATAAAGAGCAGCGCGAAGGATCTTGGCATTGCGTTTTGGTAAGACGTAGGGATGGAAATGCTGTAAAATTCAATCCTATGAAAATTTCTGCAGCCTTAGAAAAAGCTTTTAGGGCTACGCAAAAAAATACGGATACTCCTTTTCAAGAAACTCTTGCTGAGATCAATGATTTGACTAATAAAATTGTTGAAGAAATCTTAGTGGTTTGTTCTCAAGAAAAAACTGTCGATATAGAAGTCATACAAGATATTGTTGAAAAACAACTCATGGTAGTTGGTCATTATGATGTTGCGAAAAACTATATTTTATATCGAGAAGCACGTTCTAGAATCCGTGAAAGTAAAGAAAACGTTGCTACACAAGAAAGTATTGAAGAAGTTTATGATGTTGTTAGGGAGGATGGTAGTACTTACCAAATAAACAAAGCTCAACTAACTGATAAATTTATTTGGGCGTGCCAGCGATTCCCTGAAACCACAAATCCCCAGACGCTAGCTTCTATGGCATTTGCAAATTTCTATTCTGGAATCAAAGAAGCAGAAATTGTTAAGGCCTGTATTATGGCAGCTCGAGCAAATATCGAAAAAGAACCTGATTATGCTTATGTAGCGGCAGAGTTGCTTACCGATGTTGTCTATCAAGAAACTATGGGCAAAAGCGCAACAGATTCTGATCTTGCTGAAGCACAAAAGCAATGTTTTAAAAACTATATTCTTAATGGGGAAGAATATCGATTAAATCCTCGTTTAAAAGAGTATGATCTTGATGCCCTTGCTGAAGCTTTAGATATATCTAGAGATCGTCAGTTCTCTTATATGGGAGTACAAAATCTTTATGATCGTTATTTCAACCAGCATGAAGGACGTAGATTAGAAACCGCGCAGATTTTTTGGATGCGTATTTCCATGGGGCTTGCATTAAACGAAGGTGAAGATAAGACTTCGTGGGCCATCACTTTCTACAACCTACTATCTACATTCCGCTATACTCCAGCAACACCTACGCTATTTAATTCTGGAATGCGCCATTCACAATTAAGCTCTTGTTATTTATCCACTGTACAAGATGATCTTGCGCATATTTATAAAGTCATATCAGATAACGCTATGCTTTCTAAATGGGCTGGAGGTATCGGTAATGACTGGACAGGGGTACGAGCTATAGGTTCTTTAATAAAAGGAACCAATGGTAAAAGCCAAGGCGTGATTCCTTTCATTAAAGTCGCCAATGATACAGCGATTGCTGTGAATCAGGGGGGTAAGCGTAAAGGCGCTATGTGTGTATATCTAGAGATATGGCATCTAGATTACGAAGATTTTCTAGAACTAAGAAAAAATACTGGTGATGAGCGCCGACGTACTCACGATATCAATACAGCAAGTTGGATTCCTGATTTATTTTTCAAACGTTTAGATCAAAAAGGGACGTGGACCTTGTTTAGTCCCGATGATGTTCCTGGTTTACATGAGGCTTATGGTTTTGAATTTGATAAGCTTTATGAAGAATACGAAAGAAAAATCGATAACGGAGAAATTAAGTTATACAAAAAGATTCCTGCTGAAGATTTATGGCGTAAGATGCTGAGCATGCTTTATGAAACTGGGCATCCTTGGTTAACATTTAAAGATCCTTCAAATATCCGTGGTGCGCAAGATCATGCTGGGGTTGTGCGTTGTTCAAACTTATGTACGGAGATTTTGTTAAATTGCTCAGAAAATGAAACAGCAGTTTGTAATCTAGGTTCTGTAAACTTAGTAGAGCATATTGAAAATGGCGATATCAATGAAAAGAAACTCGCAGAAACCATCTCAATAGCTATTCGCATTTTAGATAACATTATTGATCTTAACTTTTATCCAACTCCAGAAGCAGCTAATGCAAACTTGTCTCATAGAGCGGTGGGCTTAGGGCAGATGGGCTTCCAGGATGCTCTTTATAAACTCAATATTAGCTATGCTTCTCAAGAAGCTGTAGAGTTTGCTGATAAAAGTGCTGAATTGATTGCATATTATGCAATACTATCTTCTAGTTTATTAGCTAAAGAACGGGGGACATATAGCTCTTATAAAGGATCTAAATGGGATCGCGGTTATCTACCTCTAGATACTGTAGAGCTATTAAAAGAATACCGCGGTGAAGAAAATGTTCTTATGGACACCTCGTGTCGTAAGGATTGGACACCTGTTCGTGAAGCTATCAAAGCTTATGGGATGAGAAATAGCCATACTATGGCGATTGCCCCAACAGCAACGATTTCTAATATTATTGGAGTTACCCAATCCATAGAGCCTACGTATAAGCATTTGTTTGTGAAATCCAACCTTTCCGGAGAATTTACAATTCCTAATGTGTATTTGATAGAACAGCTCAAGAAATTAGGCATATGGGATGCCGATATGTTAGATGATTTGAAATATTTCGATGGGTCTCTATTAGAGATTGAACGCATTCCCGATGATTTGAAAAAAATCTTCCTTACAGCGTTTGAGATTGAACCCGAATGGCTTATCGAATGTGCTTCTAGAAGGCAGAAATGGATAGACATGGGACAGTCTCTCAATTTATACTTGTCGGAACCTAATGGTAAAAAACTTTCTGCCATGTATCTCACAGCATGGAAAAAGGGACTGAAAACTACGTATTACTTAAGGTCCTTGGCAGCTACTTCTGTAGAGAAATCATTTACTGATGTTAACAAACGAGGCATCCAACCTCGATGGATGAAGAATAAGTCCGCTTCTACGAGTATTGTCGTAGAAAGAACTAAGAGCACTCCTGTCTGTTCTCTCGAAGAAGGTTGCGAATCTTGCCAGTAA
- a CDS encoding tRNA (mnm(5)s(2)U34)-methyltransferase, which produces MFKGIELLQGNVVQLSHEIFQKVLTPGDTVVDATCGNGKDCLILARLLKGKGKLIAYDVQKEALNRTALLCSKSLSPEERSVIEFKEMSHEHINEAGAKLFHYNLGYLPNGDKRITTLETTTMLSIQKALDLVAPQGVITVVCYPGHEEGSHEMVSIEKLAIGLDSRLWEVGSFYIMNRNKAPRLLIFRSLKVGDKG; this is translated from the coding sequence ATGTTTAAAGGAATAGAGTTGCTTCAAGGAAATGTTGTTCAATTATCTCATGAAATTTTTCAAAAAGTTCTTACTCCTGGTGACACCGTTGTTGATGCTACTTGTGGTAATGGTAAAGACTGCTTGATTTTAGCCCGACTATTGAAAGGAAAAGGGAAGCTGATAGCTTATGATGTGCAAAAGGAAGCTTTAAACAGAACGGCTCTTTTATGTTCAAAATCTCTATCTCCTGAAGAGAGGTCTGTTATAGAATTTAAAGAAATGTCTCACGAACATATCAACGAGGCAGGAGCTAAGTTATTTCACTATAATTTAGGCTACCTCCCAAACGGGGATAAACGTATTACGACTTTAGAAACTACAACGATGCTTAGTATTCAGAAAGCACTCGATTTAGTTGCTCCTCAAGGTGTGATTACTGTTGTATGTTATCCAGGTCATGAAGAGGGATCGCATGAGATGGTATCTATTGAGAAACTTGCGATTGGATTAGATTCTAGGTTATGGGAAGTGGGATCTTTCTATATTATGAATAGGAACAAGGCTCCAAGGCTCTTAATTTTCCGCTCTCTTAAGGTAGGCGATAAGGGATGA
- the infC gene encoding translation initiation factor IF-3 — MALNLKINRQIRAPKVRLIGSSGEQLGILNTKDALDLAREADLDLVEVASNSEPPVCKIMDYGKYRYDLTKKEKDSKKAQHQVRIKEVKLKPNIDEGDFSTKLKQARAFIEKGNKVKITCMFRGRELAYPEHGHRVVQKMSQGLEDIGFMESEPKLNGRSLICVMAPGTVKTKKKQDKINAQDEKQ; from the coding sequence GTGGCATTAAATTTAAAAATTAACAGACAGATACGAGCTCCTAAAGTCCGTCTTATAGGTTCTTCTGGTGAACAACTAGGCATATTGAATACCAAAGATGCTTTAGATTTAGCTAGAGAAGCTGATTTAGACCTTGTGGAAGTTGCTTCAAATAGTGAGCCTCCCGTGTGTAAGATCATGGATTATGGCAAGTATCGCTATGACCTGACGAAGAAAGAAAAAGATTCTAAGAAAGCCCAGCACCAAGTGCGCATTAAAGAAGTCAAATTAAAGCCAAATATTGACGAAGGCGACTTTTCTACAAAGCTAAAACAAGCAAGGGCTTTTATTGAAAAAGGAAATAAAGTAAAAATTACGTGTATGTTCCGAGGTCGTGAGCTTGCTTACCCAGAACATGGGCACAGAGTTGTGCAAAAGATGAGCCAAGGTCTCGAAGACATCGGATTCATGGAATCCGAACCAAAATTAAATGGCCGTTCGTTAATTTGCGTAATGGCTCCAGGAACGGTTAAAACTAAGAAAAAGCAGGACAAAATCAATGCCCAAGATGAAAAGCAATAA
- the trmB gene encoding tRNA (guanosine(46)-N7)-methyltransferase TrmB → MKPQNLKVPFFWEERSTEIKDNVLYIPNHYFKHDQFIMPSWEEFFGNNNPISCELCSGNGDWVVSQAQNMPQMNWIAVEKRFDRVRKIWSKMHNFQVSNLRIVCGEAQTFFRHYLKNEILQRIVVNFPDPWPKSRHRKHRLFQDEFMNDVVRVLVESGILVLATDDKNYLVEAIKMMRQCLLPTIEDPYYCKVLDNYGDSWFERLWRSKGQEIFYTEFVKKVGI, encoded by the coding sequence ATGAAACCGCAAAATTTAAAAGTTCCTTTTTTTTGGGAAGAACGTAGTACTGAAATAAAGGATAATGTTCTCTATATTCCCAATCACTATTTCAAACACGATCAATTCATCATGCCCTCTTGGGAAGAATTTTTTGGAAATAACAACCCCATTTCTTGTGAGCTTTGCTCAGGAAATGGCGATTGGGTAGTCTCCCAAGCGCAAAATATGCCCCAGATGAATTGGATAGCTGTTGAAAAGCGCTTTGATAGGGTGAGGAAAATCTGGTCGAAAATGCATAATTTTCAGGTCAGTAATTTGCGGATTGTTTGTGGGGAAGCACAGACATTTTTTCGTCACTATCTTAAAAATGAAATCTTACAACGTATAGTTGTTAACTTCCCTGATCCATGGCCAAAGTCTCGTCATCGTAAACACCGTTTATTTCAAGATGAGTTCATGAACGATGTTGTTAGGGTGTTGGTAGAGTCTGGAATTTTAGTTCTTGCTACAGACGATAAGAACTATCTTGTTGAAGCTATCAAGATGATGAGACAATGTTTACTGCCTACAATCGAAGATCCTTATTATTGTAAAGTGTTGGATAACTACGGAGATTCTTGGTTTGAAAGGTTGTGGAGATCTAAGGGACAGGAGATTTTTTATACAGAATTTGTAAAGAAAGTTGGGATATAG
- the rplT gene encoding 50S ribosomal protein L20, with product MVRATGSVASRRRRKRVLKQAKGFWGDRKGHFRQSRSSVMRAMAFNYMHRKDRKGDFRSLWIARLNVASRINGLSYSRLINGLKCAGIDLNRKMLSEMAIHNPMGFAEVANQAKKALEATI from the coding sequence ATGGTGAGAGCAACAGGTTCAGTAGCTTCCAGACGCCGTCGTAAGCGTGTATTGAAACAAGCTAAAGGTTTTTGGGGAGATAGAAAAGGGCACTTTCGTCAAAGCCGATCCTCTGTAATGAGAGCTATGGCATTCAATTATATGCATAGAAAAGATCGCAAAGGCGATTTTCGTAGTCTTTGGATAGCTCGTCTTAACGTAGCTTCTAGAATAAACGGTCTATCCTATAGCCGTTTAATTAACGGCTTAAAATGTGCCGGAATCGATTTAAATAGAAAAATGCTATCGGAAATGGCTATTCATAACCCTATGGGTTTTGCAGAAGTAGCTAATCAAGCTAAAAAAGCTTTAGAGGCAACTATTTAA
- the rpmI gene encoding 50S ribosomal protein L35, whose amino-acid sequence MPKMKSNKSVAARFKLTGSGQLKRTRPGKRHKLSKKSSQEKRNLSKQPLVDKGQVGMYKRMMLV is encoded by the coding sequence ATGCCCAAGATGAAAAGCAATAAATCCGTTGCGGCGCGTTTTAAGTTGACAGGTTCTGGTCAGTTAAAAAGAACCCGCCCAGGGAAGAGGCATAAGTTATCAAAAAAATCTTCGCAAGAAAAACGCAACCTATCCAAGCAACCTTTAGTAGATAAGGGTCAGGTAGGGATGTATAAGCGAATGATGCTTGTTTAA
- the murB gene encoding UDP-N-acetylmuramate dehydrogenase, giving the protein MKESTVIHFPFSVRRGVWLSKYSTFRIGGPANYFKEVHSTSEAQRVIQFLYSHNYPFIIVGKGSNCLFDDQGFDGFVLYNSIQGKEFLSDTTIKAYSGMSFSFLGKTLASSGYSGLEFAVGIPGSVGGAIFMNAGTGKQDTASVVESVEVINSKGEILSYRNEELEFGYRKSRFQNHNEFILSATFRISKNSSSLQIAKDLLESRLLSQPYQQPSVGCIFRNPPGNCAGKLIDEAGLKGVSLGGAQISLKHANFIVNTGRATSHEVKELIRMVQDKLRSQGISLEEEIRIIPYRLP; this is encoded by the coding sequence GTGAAAGAATCTACCGTTATTCATTTTCCTTTCTCAGTTCGTCGAGGTGTTTGGTTAAGTAAGTACTCCACATTTCGTATTGGAGGTCCTGCCAATTACTTTAAAGAGGTTCACTCAACGAGTGAAGCTCAGCGGGTCATTCAATTTTTATATAGTCACAATTATCCTTTCATTATTGTAGGTAAAGGTTCTAACTGCCTATTTGATGATCAAGGATTTGACGGTTTTGTTTTATATAACAGCATCCAAGGAAAAGAATTTCTTTCAGATACCACTATCAAAGCGTATTCAGGAATGTCTTTTTCTTTTTTAGGTAAAACCCTTGCCTCATCAGGATATTCAGGTTTAGAATTTGCCGTAGGCATTCCTGGATCTGTTGGGGGTGCGATATTTATGAATGCTGGTACTGGCAAACAAGACACTGCCTCAGTAGTGGAAAGTGTCGAGGTGATTAATTCTAAGGGAGAAATTCTTTCATATCGGAATGAAGAATTAGAATTCGGTTATCGAAAATCACGTTTTCAGAATCACAACGAATTTATCTTATCAGCAACCTTCCGCATATCTAAAAATTCTTCCTCTTTACAAATTGCCAAAGATCTACTTGAAAGTAGGCTACTCTCTCAACCTTATCAACAACCTTCTGTCGGATGTATTTTCCGTAATCCCCCAGGAAACTGTGCGGGCAAGCTGATAGACGAGGCAGGTTTAAAAGGCGTCTCTTTAGGAGGGGCTCAAATATCTCTGAAGCATGCCAATTTCATTGTGAATACGGGAAGAGCCACTTCTCACGAAGTGAAAGAGCTTATCCGCATGGTTCAAGACAAGCTAAGATCTCAGGGAATTAGCTTAGAAGAAGAAATTCGTATCATCCCTTATCGCCTACCTTAA
- a CDS encoding LptF/LptG family permease, with product MYIWKRYVLTKFWLSLVSLIVLAFVFYASIHHSLHAIKGNSTALASGASLKLSVLYYLSQIALKAEFLIPQLVAVATTITLFSMQNKREVLLLQASGLSLKSLTAPLIRSSFIITLLLYANFQWLHPICEKISTTKEHMDRGTLDKAQDKVPALYLKDQTVLLYSSIEQKALTLNKVFWIKNPKTIYTMEKLAFTTPSLPIGLDVIRFSETESGTMELSEFSDMKEFPEIEFGFYDNPFSKIFTAGGKNRLSESFRAIPWNATGLGLSTTIPQRISSLLSTFYYMLISPLACISAMILSAYLCLRFSRVPTVTLAYLVPLGTINTFFVFLKAGMVLSNSSVLPILPVMLFPLVVLAIFTNYAYAKLQ from the coding sequence ATGTACATTTGGAAACGTTACGTATTAACTAAATTTTGGTTATCTTTAGTATCTTTAATAGTACTTGCCTTTGTTTTTTATGCCTCTATCCATCATTCCCTCCACGCGATCAAAGGAAATTCAACCGCGTTAGCCTCAGGTGCCTCTTTAAAGCTTTCCGTTCTATATTATCTATCTCAGATAGCTCTTAAAGCAGAATTTTTGATTCCCCAATTAGTTGCAGTAGCCACAACGATTACGCTATTTTCGATGCAGAACAAACGTGAAGTTCTTCTTCTTCAGGCATCGGGACTCTCATTAAAATCTCTAACAGCTCCTTTAATCCGTTCAAGCTTCATTATCACCTTACTGCTATATGCAAATTTTCAATGGCTGCATCCTATATGTGAGAAAATATCTACAACTAAAGAACATATGGATCGTGGAACCTTAGACAAAGCACAAGATAAAGTTCCTGCTCTTTATCTCAAAGATCAGACAGTATTACTGTACTCTTCTATTGAGCAAAAAGCCTTAACTCTTAACAAGGTATTTTGGATTAAAAATCCCAAAACTATCTATACGATGGAAAAGTTGGCGTTTACAACACCATCGCTTCCTATTGGTCTGGATGTGATACGTTTTTCAGAAACAGAATCTGGCACTATGGAGCTCAGTGAATTCTCAGATATGAAAGAGTTTCCTGAGATTGAATTTGGGTTCTATGATAATCCTTTTTCTAAGATCTTCACAGCAGGAGGAAAAAACCGTCTTTCGGAATCTTTCCGGGCTATTCCTTGGAACGCTACAGGTTTGGGATTATCAACGACTATTCCTCAGCGCATTTCCTCGTTATTATCGACATTTTATTATATGCTGATTTCACCCTTAGCTTGTATATCAGCAATGATTCTCTCTGCTTATCTTTGTTTAAGATTCAGTCGTGTCCCTACGGTGACTCTTGCCTATTTGGTTCCCTTAGGTACGATAAACACCTTTTTCGTCTTTTTAAAAGCAGGGATGGTGCTATCCAATAGCAGTGTTTTACCCATATTGCCCGTAATGTTATTTCCTCTCGTCGTCTTAGCAATATTTACAAACTATGCTTACGCTAAGCTTCAGTAA